A single window of Mycolicibacterium madagascariense DNA harbors:
- a CDS encoding class II glutamine amidotransferase, giving the protein MCRLLGVVSAGPISIADAVGSDVLRDFVALTKIHGDGWGLAGVDGLGDRPHVRVSANSAVDDGDFVSATHDVRSTASVLHLRWATSGLAVEPQNSHPFLADGIAMAHNGSIKPMGPLSEFLESDSLAALRGTTDSERYFAIIRQHRRTAPNLAEAVRRAVAELRGRYPEASLNALLLGEDQLIVVHAHARSRLPDEDLAEIGATDLPVEHLEDYFSLRMARLGDVVAIGSTGFGDLPWEPLPQESVIAFSLRDASQTHLPLDPP; this is encoded by the coding sequence ATGTGTCGGCTGCTGGGTGTCGTGTCCGCGGGACCGATCTCGATCGCCGACGCCGTGGGCAGCGACGTGTTGAGGGACTTCGTCGCCCTGACGAAGATCCACGGCGACGGCTGGGGACTGGCCGGCGTCGACGGTCTCGGAGATCGACCGCACGTGCGGGTCTCGGCCAACAGTGCGGTCGACGACGGCGACTTCGTCTCGGCCACCCACGACGTGCGGTCCACGGCGAGCGTGCTGCACCTGCGGTGGGCGACGAGCGGTCTCGCCGTCGAGCCCCAGAACTCCCATCCGTTCCTGGCCGACGGAATCGCCATGGCGCACAACGGTTCCATCAAACCCATGGGGCCCCTAAGCGAGTTCCTCGAGTCAGACAGCCTGGCCGCACTGCGCGGCACCACCGACAGCGAGCGCTACTTCGCCATCATTCGTCAGCATCGCCGGACCGCCCCGAACCTCGCCGAGGCCGTCCGCCGCGCCGTCGCCGAACTGCGCGGCCGCTACCCCGAGGCCAGCCTCAACGCACTCCTGCTCGGTGAGGATCAGCTGATCGTCGTCCACGCGCACGCCCGCAGCCGGCTGCCCGACGAGGACCTCGCCGAGATCGGCGCCACCGACCTGCCCGTCGAACACCTCGAGGACTACTTCTCCCTGCGCATGGCCCGCCTCGGCGACGTCGTGGCGATTGGGTCGACCGGATTCGGTGACCTCCCGTGGGAACCACTGCCGCAGGAGTCGGTCATCGCGTTCTCGCTGCGCGACGCGTCGCAGACCCACCTTCCCCTCGACCCGCCGTGA
- a CDS encoding type I glutamate--ammonia ligase has translation MARASDATGTSAADDLARDLRANGVRLIAGSLTDPAGVTRAKYVPVSRLGAFERSGMGVSPSWSVFCVDSGIAFTPTIGVTGDHRIRIDRRDVRVIDDGIGWAPGNLNDQAGTPVPLCPRSLLARAEQSAADRGLSARVGAELECTMVALDGGPATTDPWSPYGIRTSLDRSALLVDLAETAETAGLDVEQIHTEYGHDQLEVSLAPTTPVAAADAVILTRIVLGRVAARHGLRISFAPVPFDGAAGNGAHLHLSLADAAGPLFSGGDGPHGIRTAGGSAIAGVVEALPDLLAVYAGSVLSAARLRPGNWAGAAACWGLENREAAVRFVAATAGSPHGANAELKLIDPSANPYLAAAAFLGSALRGIDLGLDLPPEIPENPAQSDVATRPLPSDQRAALDAFEYSSVAAELLGPEVVEALVAVRRYELKTYGELTLADTTRALRLAWSC, from the coding sequence ATGGCCAGGGCGAGCGACGCCACGGGGACCTCGGCTGCCGACGACCTGGCCCGCGATCTGCGCGCCAACGGCGTTCGGCTCATCGCCGGTTCGCTGACCGACCCCGCCGGCGTGACGCGGGCGAAGTACGTTCCGGTGTCCCGGCTCGGCGCCTTCGAGCGGTCCGGCATGGGGGTGTCCCCCAGCTGGAGCGTGTTCTGCGTCGACTCGGGCATCGCCTTCACGCCCACCATCGGCGTCACCGGTGATCACCGGATCCGCATCGACCGCCGCGACGTGCGGGTCATCGACGACGGCATCGGTTGGGCCCCAGGCAATCTCAACGATCAGGCCGGGACGCCGGTGCCACTGTGTCCGCGGTCGCTGCTGGCCCGGGCCGAGCAGTCCGCGGCCGACCGGGGGCTCTCCGCACGCGTCGGCGCCGAACTGGAGTGCACGATGGTCGCCCTCGACGGCGGCCCCGCCACGACCGATCCGTGGTCGCCCTACGGCATCCGCACGTCGCTCGACCGTTCGGCACTGCTCGTCGACCTCGCCGAGACCGCCGAGACCGCGGGGCTCGACGTCGAGCAGATCCATACCGAGTACGGACACGACCAGCTCGAGGTGTCACTGGCCCCGACGACGCCGGTCGCCGCGGCCGACGCGGTGATTCTGACCAGGATCGTGCTTGGCCGCGTGGCCGCCAGGCACGGGCTGCGCATCTCGTTCGCCCCGGTGCCCTTCGACGGCGCGGCGGGCAACGGCGCGCACCTGCATCTCTCGCTGGCCGACGCCGCGGGTCCGCTGTTCTCCGGCGGCGACGGACCGCACGGCATCCGGACCGCGGGCGGGTCGGCGATCGCCGGGGTCGTCGAGGCGCTACCCGACCTGCTCGCCGTCTACGCCGGTTCGGTGCTGTCGGCGGCGCGGCTGCGGCCGGGGAACTGGGCGGGCGCCGCGGCCTGCTGGGGACTCGAGAATCGCGAGGCCGCAGTCCGATTCGTGGCGGCCACCGCGGGCAGCCCGCACGGCGCCAACGCCGAGCTGAAGCTGATCGACCCGAGCGCGAACCCGTATCTGGCGGCGGCCGCGTTCCTCGGCAGCGCGCTGCGCGGCATCGACCTCGGGCTCGACCTGCCGCCTGAGATCCCCGAGAACCCCGCGCAGTCCGACGTGGCGACGCGACCGCTGCCCTCCGATCAACGCGCAGCGCTCGATGCGTTCGAATACTCCAGCGTCGCAGCGGAATTGCTCGGACCCGAGGTCGTCGAGGCGCTCGTCGCCGTGCGGCGCTACGAGCTGAAGACCTATGGCGAGCTCACCCTCGCCGACACCACCCGGGCGTTGCGCCTGGCGTGGAGCTGTTGA
- a CDS encoding APC family permease: MSTNTPSAGPSERADQIPHRRLPFWVALAMSVALVGPTLAMSGNGQGLIATVGKAIPLVFLIGLIGVSLVGYSFVRLTRHLNHAGSAYGLVGGTIGPRTGFFSGFAMLGAYVGFAIGTLALTAAFVNAFIAELQPNDPNPFQVPWLIVVVIGALISFLLSGRDVRLLAKILLAIEGVGIVSMIVLVVVIFAKGGAPTTGVDFSAFSFDGVSASAVFSAVVAAFLSWAGFEACASMGEETDDPGRNIPRALAGTLILTGVLFVVVMFAQVVGFGTDAAGLSSFQNAGNTLGALGSTYVGQWFSLLIIFTAIVSAFGCHLACSATSGRMLYAFGRDGFGPKSLAHIHEGTGGPRFATWLVVGVSLVVDLICGAVGWPDMGTGNPAINTYFLFAVAGSVCLMVCYLLVEIAAIYFVGARKFLDVHGGKGKIPGLVLPALGAIVIAVVLWFNVKGATSWADAPLLGLYWCVVGLVIAVAASGIAKRVGESLTAELADTPATRTE; the protein is encoded by the coding sequence ATGAGCACCAACACGCCATCGGCGGGCCCGTCCGAGCGGGCCGACCAGATCCCGCACCGCAGGCTGCCGTTCTGGGTGGCGCTCGCGATGTCGGTCGCCCTGGTCGGCCCGACGCTCGCGATGTCCGGCAACGGGCAGGGCCTGATCGCGACCGTGGGCAAGGCCATCCCGCTGGTGTTCCTGATCGGTCTGATCGGGGTCTCGCTGGTCGGGTACAGCTTCGTCCGCCTGACCCGCCACCTCAACCACGCCGGCTCGGCCTACGGTCTGGTGGGCGGAACCATCGGGCCGCGGACCGGGTTCTTCTCCGGCTTCGCGATGCTCGGTGCCTACGTCGGCTTCGCGATCGGCACCCTGGCGCTGACGGCGGCGTTCGTCAACGCATTCATCGCCGAACTACAACCCAACGACCCCAACCCCTTTCAGGTGCCGTGGCTCATCGTCGTCGTGATCGGCGCGCTGATCTCGTTCCTGCTGTCGGGCCGCGACGTGCGACTGCTGGCCAAGATCCTGCTCGCCATCGAGGGCGTCGGCATCGTGTCCATGATCGTGCTGGTGGTGGTGATCTTCGCCAAGGGCGGCGCACCGACCACCGGCGTCGACTTCAGCGCGTTCTCCTTCGACGGGGTTTCCGCGTCCGCGGTGTTCAGCGCCGTCGTCGCGGCCTTCCTGTCGTGGGCGGGCTTCGAGGCCTGCGCGTCGATGGGCGAGGAGACCGACGACCCCGGCCGCAACATCCCGCGCGCGCTGGCCGGGACGCTGATCCTCACGGGCGTGCTCTTCGTGGTCGTGATGTTCGCCCAGGTCGTCGGCTTCGGCACCGACGCGGCCGGGTTGTCGTCGTTCCAGAACGCGGGAAACACGCTGGGCGCCTTGGGTAGTACCTACGTCGGGCAGTGGTTCAGCCTGCTGATCATCTTCACCGCCATCGTGTCGGCGTTCGGCTGCCACCTGGCGTGCTCGGCGACCTCGGGCCGGATGTTGTACGCGTTCGGCCGCGACGGATTCGGTCCGAAGTCGTTGGCACACATCCACGAGGGCACCGGCGGACCCCGCTTCGCCACGTGGTTGGTCGTCGGCGTCTCGCTGGTCGTCGACCTGATCTGCGGCGCCGTCGGCTGGCCCGACATGGGCACCGGCAACCCGGCGATCAACACCTACTTCCTGTTCGCGGTCGCGGGCTCGGTCTGCCTGATGGTCTGCTACCTGCTCGTCGAGATCGCCGCCATCTACTTCGTCGGTGCACGCAAGTTCCTCGACGTGCACGGGGGCAAGGGCAAGATCCCGGGGCTGGTGCTGCCCGCCCTCGGCGCGATCGTCATCGCGGTCGTGCTGTGGTTCAACGTCAAGGGCGCGACCAGTTGGGCGGATGCCCCGCTGCTCGGATTGTATTGGTGCGTCGTCGGATTGGTGATCGCCGTCGCCGCCTCGGGCATCGCCAAGCGCGTGGGGGAGTCGTTGACCGCCGAGCTGGCCGACACCCCCGCGACCCGAACCGAATGA
- a CDS encoding aminotransferase class III-fold pyridoxal phosphate-dependent enzyme, which produces MSTLYERDEAAVAGIEKLRFFPLEVVSGHGCTLVTPDGRELLDLSATWTASGLGHGHPAIVEAVSRAVRTAPGSGGLSAVHPDSVGLAEDLLALVPGTGARRVYLGHAGSDANDVALRACRHASGRRTVIAFEHSYHGGVGVAMGVSGVHVDAGAPADPDAVFLAYPNPFRPGPDGIEADVDACLARAQEYLAGGTIACLIVEPILSDGGLVVPPDGFLARLQELCTAAGVPLICDEVKMGLGRPGTLHAFEHDGITPDIVTFGKVLAGGWPPCSPLRATRCARQRGARCSPPSSATAFPSTRPRSADCSPTASAD; this is translated from the coding sequence ATGAGCACGCTCTACGAGCGCGACGAGGCCGCGGTCGCCGGCATCGAGAAGCTGCGCTTCTTCCCGCTGGAGGTCGTCTCGGGCCACGGCTGCACGCTGGTCACCCCCGACGGCCGCGAGCTGCTCGACCTGTCGGCCACGTGGACGGCCAGCGGGCTCGGCCACGGCCACCCGGCGATCGTCGAGGCGGTCAGCCGGGCGGTCCGCACCGCACCGGGCTCCGGCGGACTGTCGGCCGTGCACCCGGATTCGGTGGGGTTGGCCGAGGATTTGCTGGCACTGGTGCCGGGCACCGGTGCACGCCGGGTGTACCTGGGGCACGCCGGATCCGACGCCAACGACGTCGCGCTGCGCGCCTGCCGCCATGCGTCGGGCCGACGGACCGTCATCGCCTTCGAGCACAGTTACCACGGCGGTGTCGGCGTCGCGATGGGCGTGTCCGGCGTCCACGTCGACGCGGGCGCGCCCGCCGACCCGGACGCGGTATTCCTGGCCTACCCCAACCCCTTTCGGCCGGGACCGGACGGCATCGAGGCGGACGTCGACGCCTGCCTCGCCCGGGCCCAGGAATACCTGGCCGGCGGAACCATCGCCTGCCTCATCGTGGAGCCCATCCTGTCCGACGGCGGGCTCGTCGTGCCACCCGACGGCTTCCTCGCGCGGCTGCAGGAGCTGTGCACGGCTGCCGGCGTGCCGCTCATCTGCGACGAGGTCAAGATGGGTCTCGGGCGGCCGGGCACGCTGCACGCCTTCGAGCACGACGGCATCACGCCCGACATCGTCACCTTCGGCAAGGTGCTCGCCGGCGGGTGGCCGCCCTGCTCACCACTGCGGGCAACCCGGTGTGCGCGGCAGCGGGGCGCGCGGTGCTCGCCACCATCGTCGGCGACCGCCTTCCCGAGCACGCGGCCACGGTCGGCGGACTGCTCGCCGACGGCCTCCGCGGACTGA
- a CDS encoding aminotransferase class III-fold pyridoxal phosphate-dependent enzyme — protein MLATIVGDRLPEHAATVGGLLADGLRGLTGSPGGEHVGDVRGRGLAIGLELVDPHTGERDARMAAQVVYRAWELGAVVYYVGGNVLEITPPLVLTEAEAGRAVEILGAAIADAAAGRVDAQEVARYAGW, from the coding sequence GTGCTCGCCACCATCGTCGGCGACCGCCTTCCCGAGCACGCGGCCACGGTCGGCGGACTGCTCGCCGACGGCCTCCGCGGACTGACCGGATCCCCAGGTGGCGAGCACGTCGGCGACGTCAGGGGGCGCGGGCTGGCGATCGGTCTCGAACTGGTCGATCCCCACACCGGCGAACGCGACGCGCGGATGGCCGCCCAGGTGGTCTACCGTGCCTGGGAGTTGGGTGCGGTCGTCTACTACGTCGGCGGCAACGTCCTGGAGATCACGCCACCGCTCGTCCTCACCGAGGCTGAGGCCGGGCGGGCCGTGGAGATCCTCGGCGCGGCCATCGCCGACGCGGCCGCCGGACGAGTCGACGCGCAGGAGGTGGCCCGATATGCCGGCTGGTGA
- a CDS encoding amidohydrolase family protein — protein sequence MPAGELPDVFDGVEAAVPPALADHLRGIGLIDHHVHGAFVAPVDRAAFEASINEGSTDPVPAFMTQFDSPLGLSIRRWCAPLLGLEPLAPTDEYWARRAELSSKELARTMLPAAGVSRWIVDTGFKGDLICTPERLTELSGVASSEILRLERLTEDLLDDGTAPEDFPAAFRAALAKAVDDPNVLGTKTIAAYRIGFDVDWSRPTDAEVVEHARTLGAGTHPVRVADPVLIAFGVHEAAAHGLPIQVHVGFGDRDMDLHRSDPMLLLPLLRTMTPVPVLLLHCYPFQRQAGYLAQAFDHVNFDVGLAINYLGVRSTGLVAEALETAPFAKQLFSSDAFGPPELHVLGAVLWRRAMGLVLGEWITAGDCGVADAIHLVDLIGVRNAERVYGL from the coding sequence ATGCCGGCTGGTGAATTGCCCGACGTCTTCGACGGCGTCGAGGCCGCGGTGCCCCCCGCACTCGCCGACCACCTGCGCGGCATCGGGCTCATCGACCACCACGTCCACGGCGCGTTCGTCGCACCGGTCGACCGGGCGGCCTTCGAAGCCTCCATCAACGAGGGTTCGACCGACCCCGTGCCGGCGTTCATGACCCAGTTCGACTCTCCCCTGGGCCTTTCCATTCGCCGCTGGTGCGCACCGCTGCTCGGGCTCGAGCCGTTGGCACCCACCGACGAGTACTGGGCCCGGCGGGCCGAGCTCTCCTCCAAGGAACTGGCCCGCACCATGCTGCCTGCCGCGGGGGTCTCGCGCTGGATCGTGGACACGGGATTCAAGGGTGACCTGATCTGCACGCCGGAGCGGCTGACCGAGCTCAGCGGGGTGGCGTCGTCGGAGATCCTGCGGTTGGAACGGCTCACCGAGGATCTGCTCGACGACGGCACCGCGCCGGAGGACTTCCCGGCCGCCTTCCGCGCCGCACTGGCGAAGGCCGTCGACGACCCGAACGTGTTGGGCACCAAGACGATTGCGGCCTACCGCATCGGCTTCGACGTCGACTGGTCCCGGCCGACGGATGCCGAGGTGGTCGAGCACGCCCGCACGCTCGGCGCGGGCACCCACCCGGTGCGCGTGGCCGACCCCGTGCTCATCGCGTTCGGCGTGCACGAGGCGGCCGCGCACGGGTTGCCGATCCAGGTGCACGTCGGCTTCGGCGACCGCGACATGGACCTGCACCGCAGCGACCCGATGCTGCTGCTGCCGCTGCTGCGCACGATGACGCCGGTACCCGTTCTGCTGTTGCACTGCTACCCCTTTCAGCGCCAGGCGGGCTATCTGGCGCAGGCCTTCGACCACGTCAACTTCGACGTCGGCCTGGCGATCAACTACCTCGGCGTGCGGTCGACCGGGCTGGTCGCCGAGGCGCTCGAGACCGCGCCCTTCGCCAAGCAGCTGTTCTCCTCCGACGCGTTCGGGCCGCCCGAACTGCACGTGCTCGGCGCGGTGCTGTGGCGGCGGGCGATGGGTCTGGTGCTGGGGGAGTGGATCACGGCCGGGGACTGCGGCGTCGCCGACGCCATCCACCTCGTCGACCTGATCGGCGTGCGCAACGCCGAGCGCGTCTACGGGCTGTGA
- a CDS encoding aminotransferase class I/II-fold pyridoxal phosphate-dependent enzyme gives MNHGAAPLFDSLRRFVERGQAPFYSPGHKGGRTLDPWFRDHLADVDLNNLPDTDTLHCPEGPIAEAEALIADAWGVGKSFIMVQGSTSGNVAVALSALRPGEPVLVARNAHKSVLAGLVQVGARPVWLEPRWDDRFGVAHGVDVDVVERAFGESGATALWILHPTYYGTTGDVAALADSCRRHGAVLLVDGAHSPHFAFHPDLPTAAETAGAAATVQSVHKILSGLSQAAVLHVDPAVLEEAAVRRALQLIQTTSPHFAIMASIDLARRQMMLDGRDMLQQNLVRARDTADRLAAIPGLTVLRPEHLAGAGTGLHQLDETKLLVGTAGLNQPARDVLRRLNDVHGVQPELSGAGHVLCITTIGTTASDLDRLVAGFAEVAEHAGRRRGDGPPAVRPELLTMRPEQVLTPREAYFAAAETVDLTRAAGRISAEAITPYPPGIPLVMPGERLDRDVLDLLTALRDAGNPISAADPTLEFLTVVR, from the coding sequence GTGAACCACGGGGCCGCACCGCTATTCGACTCGCTGAGGCGGTTCGTCGAACGCGGGCAGGCGCCGTTCTACAGCCCGGGCCACAAGGGCGGCCGGACGCTGGACCCCTGGTTTCGCGACCACCTCGCCGACGTCGACCTGAACAACCTGCCCGACACCGACACCCTGCACTGCCCCGAGGGTCCGATCGCGGAGGCCGAGGCGTTGATCGCCGACGCGTGGGGCGTCGGCAAGAGCTTCATCATGGTTCAGGGGTCGACGAGCGGGAACGTGGCGGTCGCGCTGTCGGCGCTGCGCCCCGGCGAACCGGTGCTGGTGGCCCGCAACGCGCACAAGTCGGTCCTCGCGGGCCTGGTCCAGGTCGGCGCGCGGCCGGTCTGGCTCGAGCCGCGCTGGGACGACCGATTCGGGGTCGCGCACGGCGTGGACGTCGACGTCGTGGAGCGGGCGTTCGGCGAGAGCGGAGCCACCGCCCTGTGGATACTGCACCCGACCTACTACGGCACCACCGGTGACGTCGCCGCGCTGGCCGACTCCTGCCGCCGCCACGGGGCCGTCCTCCTCGTCGACGGCGCGCACTCACCGCACTTCGCCTTCCACCCCGACCTGCCGACGGCCGCCGAGACGGCGGGGGCCGCGGCGACGGTGCAGTCGGTGCACAAGATCCTGTCGGGTCTGAGCCAGGCGGCGGTGCTGCACGTCGACCCGGCGGTGCTGGAGGAGGCAGCCGTGCGGCGCGCCCTGCAGCTGATCCAGACCACCAGCCCGCACTTCGCGATCATGGCGTCGATCGACCTCGCGCGCCGCCAGATGATGCTCGACGGCCGAGACATGTTGCAGCAGAACCTCGTTCGCGCCCGCGACACGGCCGACCGGCTGGCCGCCATCCCGGGTCTGACGGTGCTACGGCCCGAACACCTCGCCGGCGCGGGCACGGGACTGCACCAGCTCGACGAGACCAAGCTGCTCGTCGGGACGGCGGGCCTGAACCAGCCAGCCAGGGACGTCCTGCGGCGGCTCAACGACGTGCACGGTGTGCAGCCCGAGCTCAGCGGTGCCGGGCACGTCCTGTGCATCACGACGATCGGTACCACCGCGTCGGACCTGGACCGGCTGGTGGCCGGTTTCGCCGAGGTCGCCGAGCACGCCGGTCGGCGGCGGGGCGACGGCCCGCCCGCGGTGCGCCCCGAGTTGCTGACCATGCGGCCCGAACAGGTGCTGACGCCGCGGGAGGCCTACTTCGCCGCCGCGGAGACGGTCGACCTGACCCGCGCCGCGGGCCGCATCTCGGCCGAGGCCATCACGCCCTACCCGCCGGGCATCCCCCTGGTGATGCCGGGGGAGCGGCTCGACCGCGACGTGCTCGACCTGTTGACCGCGCTGCGCGACGCGGGCAACCCGATCAGCGCCGCGGACCCGACGCTGGAATTCCTCACCGTCGTGCGCTAG
- a CDS encoding metallophosphoesterase, with amino-acid sequence MSDTPAVVVETAARERRRGLVRRVVVFVIAFVLLGVPWWTLLSAGTHWPTPVVIVGTVAFAAAFVGLPVAMALGQGRRHLDGAAVTGDTLLGAIWVLFVWSVLAQLLRLALALAGVADPARSRVVALAVVVVVAVLLIWGFVEAMRLPRTKRVDVVIPRLGEGLDGLCVAMITDTHYGPIDRTRWSTLVADRVNEIDADVVCHVGDLADGMPAVRDQQVRPLAAVRARLARVYVTGNHEYFSEAQSWLDYMTGIGWNALHNAHVVVERGGDRLIVAGVDDATARGSGTAGHGADLPKALADADPELPILLLAHQPKQIPAAVRAGVDLQISGHTHGGQIWPFNVLVRLDQPVVHGLSRHGERTQLYTSRGTGFWGPPFRVFAPSEITVLTLRRA; translated from the coding sequence ATGTCAGACACCCCGGCAGTCGTCGTGGAGACCGCCGCGCGCGAACGCCGTCGCGGCCTCGTCCGCCGCGTCGTCGTCTTCGTGATCGCGTTCGTCCTGCTGGGAGTGCCGTGGTGGACGCTGCTGTCGGCCGGGACCCACTGGCCGACGCCGGTGGTGATCGTCGGGACCGTCGCATTCGCCGCGGCGTTCGTCGGCCTGCCCGTGGCGATGGCGCTGGGGCAGGGCAGGCGCCACCTCGACGGCGCGGCGGTCACCGGCGACACGCTCCTGGGCGCGATCTGGGTGCTGTTCGTCTGGTCGGTGCTGGCGCAGTTACTGCGGCTGGCGTTGGCCCTGGCCGGCGTCGCTGATCCGGCGCGGTCGCGGGTCGTGGCGCTCGCGGTCGTCGTCGTGGTGGCGGTCCTGCTGATCTGGGGCTTCGTCGAGGCGATGCGGCTGCCGCGGACGAAGCGCGTCGACGTGGTGATCCCCCGCCTCGGCGAGGGTCTCGACGGTCTGTGCGTCGCCATGATCACCGACACCCATTACGGCCCCATCGACCGGACCCGATGGTCGACGCTCGTCGCCGACCGGGTCAACGAGATCGACGCCGACGTCGTGTGTCACGTCGGCGACCTCGCCGACGGCATGCCCGCCGTGCGCGATCAGCAGGTGCGTCCGCTGGCCGCGGTGCGGGCGCGGCTGGCCCGCGTGTACGTGACGGGCAACCACGAGTACTTCAGCGAGGCGCAGTCCTGGCTCGACTACATGACGGGCATCGGCTGGAACGCGCTGCACAACGCGCACGTCGTCGTCGAACGCGGGGGTGACCGGCTGATCGTCGCGGGTGTCGACGACGCGACCGCGCGCGGATCGGGCACCGCGGGCCACGGCGCGGACCTGCCGAAGGCGCTCGCGGACGCCGACCCGGAGCTGCCGATCCTGCTGCTCGCCCATCAGCCCAAGCAGATCCCCGCCGCCGTGCGGGCGGGGGTGGACCTGCAGATCTCCGGGCACACGCACGGCGGGCAGATCTGGCCGTTCAACGTCCTGGTCCGGCTCGACCAGCCCGTGGTGCACGGTCTGAGCCGGCACGGCGAGCGCACGCAGCTCTACACCAGCCGCGGTACGGGATTCTGGGGTCCGCCGTTTCGGGTCTTCGCACCGAGTGAGATCACGGTGCTGACCCTGCGCAGGGCGTGA
- a CDS encoding endonuclease/exonuclease/phosphatase family protein, whose product MRSRRVDVPVARFDATANRWVPAGRTAGPGATDRDELVLTTFNIWFSDFHAQDRWRAIAQLLSRNPPDVMVFQEVTPEALALFLEQPWIRVRYRRAAVTGRAVGNYGLLLLSRLPLDRVTYTRLPTRLQRGFLVAELTVGGRPVVIAGVHLESGKASTRLRERQLGRVFGALRRAESAVVLGDFNMRDSENGIITHPFCDVWPALRPREDGYTEDTSINLMRYDSKNKHRHVRFDRVLVKGDRWAPTDIELLGTEPLSADLPRVFPSDHFGVRCRLRRRDVLAEDVRHQWFWRR is encoded by the coding sequence GTGAGGTCGCGTCGCGTCGACGTGCCCGTCGCGAGGTTCGACGCGACGGCCAACCGCTGGGTGCCCGCGGGCCGGACCGCGGGGCCCGGCGCCACCGACCGCGACGAGCTGGTGCTGACGACGTTCAACATCTGGTTCAGCGACTTCCACGCGCAGGACCGCTGGCGGGCCATCGCACAGCTGCTGTCGCGAAACCCCCCGGACGTCATGGTGTTTCAGGAGGTGACCCCCGAAGCGCTGGCGCTGTTCCTCGAGCAGCCGTGGATCCGGGTGCGCTACCGCCGTGCCGCCGTCACGGGCCGCGCCGTCGGCAACTACGGCCTGCTGCTGCTGTCCCGCCTGCCGCTCGACCGGGTCACCTACACGCGGCTGCCGACGCGCCTGCAGCGCGGGTTCCTGGTGGCCGAGCTGACGGTCGGCGGCCGGCCCGTCGTGATCGCCGGCGTCCACCTGGAGAGCGGCAAGGCGTCGACGCGGTTGCGCGAGCGGCAGCTCGGCCGGGTGTTCGGCGCACTGCGACGGGCCGAGAGTGCCGTCGTGCTCGGCGATTTCAACATGCGCGACTCCGAGAACGGCATCATTACCCACCCGTTCTGCGACGTGTGGCCCGCGCTGCGCCCGCGCGAGGACGGCTACACCGAGGACACGTCGATCAACCTGATGCGCTACGACAGCAAGAACAAGCACCGCCACGTCCGCTTCGACCGCGTGCTGGTCAAGGGTGACCGCTGGGCGCCGACGGACATCGAGCTGCTCGGCACCGAGCCGCTGTCCGCCGACCTGCCGCGGGTGTTCCCGTCGGACCACTTCGGCGTGCGGTGCCGCCTGCGACGCCGTGACGTGCTCGCCGAAGACGTTCGGCACCAATGGTTCTGGCGACGCTAG